From Mya arenaria isolate MELC-2E11 chromosome 12, ASM2691426v1, the proteins below share one genomic window:
- the LOC128211338 gene encoding monocarboxylate transporter 4-like: MKESTSTDSAMNLTRTLINDMGNTERLPSCGKEVLHLRELDCKNDPDTETLLLDMESEGLKRDLKGMKSYENAPVKEDRQDFADLDTGWAWVILFAAFLSFGLFGGSMHSVGIIHNVLLEHFQASVALTAWVGALHTGILSLGSLLSTAVVDRFSCRTAIICSGLIYTVGYMATAFMPCIEAAIFTCGIIVGIGGAFGYTAVMVVVGFNFKRRRNLALGISLSGSGIGLCAFAPILQMAKDFYGFSGFFICCACMQINLVTLGMLCFPSALEIHANKIRQRDKESSIRNKNIFKRRVTPYLNVLLNKGIVCLCLSMFLYGAGTYLLFLHLPKYITTKGFSEHQAAYLVSLIGILAVVGRILTGIVANNPNCNETIVYAGSMTIIAITTIVYPFVSRHYIGHIVFTISLGLFFGCCYVVTTTVSLKFVAIDYIATSIGLEFMCCGVGAVVGPVIAGTLVDSGGTYDHSVIVAGVCILMAAVCGAISNCFVTKRMDVTTTAVE, from the exons ATGAAGGAATCGACATCTACGGATTCTGCTATGAATTTAACTCGCACACTAATTAATGACATGGGCAACACAGAACGCTTACCTTCTTGTGGAAAGGAAGTACTGCATTTACGGGAACTGGATTGCAAAAACGATCCGGACACAGAAACCTTACTTCTTGATATGGAATCAGAAGGATTAAAAAGAGATTTAAAAGGAATGAAATCTTATGAGAATGCACCAGTTAAAGAAGATAGGCAAGACTTTGCTGACCTTGACACAGGATGGGCTTGGGTTATTTTGTTTGCAGCTTTCCTAAGTTTTGGTCTATTCGGAGGCTCCATGCATTCTGTGGGCATCATACACAACGTCCTGTTGGAACATTTTCAGGCAAGCGTCGCCCTCACGGCCTGGGTAGGCGCATTACACACGGGTATTCTTTCACTCGGTA GTCTCCTATCAACTGCGGTGGTTGACCGATTCAGCTGCAGAACTGCCATCATTTGTTCGGGACTAATTTACACCGTTGGCTATATGGCGACAGCGTTTATGCCATGTATAGAGGCTGCAATATTTACCTGTGGCATTATCGTCG GCATCGGAGGTGCCTTTGGATACACCGCGGTAATGGTGGTTGTTGGTTTTAACTTCAAACGACGTCGTAACCTTGCCCTTGGCATCTCTCTGTCCGGAAGTGGAATTGGACTCTGTGCATTTGCCCCTATTTTGCAGATGGCAAAGGATTTTTATGGCTTTTCAGGGTTTTTTATTTGTTGCGCTTGTATGCAAATTAATCTAGTGACCCTCGGGATGCTTTGTTTTCCCAGTGCATTGGAGATCCATGCCAATAAAATTCGACAAAGAGACAAGGAATCTTCAATAcggaacaaaaatattttcaaaagaagaGTGACACCTTACCTGAATGTTTTGCTTAATAAAGGAAtcgtttgtttgtgtttaagtatgtttttgtaCGGTGCAGGGACGTATTTGCTTTTCTTACACTTGCCgaaatatataacaacaaaaGGATTTTCGGAACATCAGGCAGCTTATCTAGTATCTTTAATAGGTATTTTGGCAGTAGTAGGTCGTATTTTAACCGGAATTGTGGCAAACAATCCAAACTGTAATGAAACCATTGTTTACGCCGGATCCATGACAATAATTGCCATAACAACGATAGTGTACCCATTTGTTTCTCGGCACTATATAGGCCACATAGTGTTCACAATATCCTTAGGTCTTTTCTTTGGATGTTGTTACGTTGTCACGACTACCGTGTCCCTGAAGTTTGTTGCTATCGACTACATTGCAACCTCGATTGGTCTCGAGTTTATGTGTTGTGGAGTGGGAGCGGTCGTAGGGCCGGTTATTGCAG GAACGCTTGTGGATTCCGGTGGAACCTATGACCATTCCGTTATCGTTGCAG GAGTTTGCATTTTGATGGCTGCAGTCTGTGGAGCAATTTCCAATTGCTTTGTTACAAAGAGAATGGATGTTACTACTACAGCTGTTGAGTAG